One stretch of Campylobacter sp. CCS1377 DNA includes these proteins:
- a CDS encoding AAA family ATPase: MITKISMKNVASYKDETMLETDKRINLIYGLNGTGKTQISKFLANQEDENFKDCNIEGLSNEEILVYNQDFIEKNFYNTDKQQGIFTLSEENITIKQEIEKLQEELIGLKSNQDENERKLKENQEDIIKIENGFKDDIWKIKQNHSDNFKDFFEGKMGSKESFFKFINPKIEEVLPLDTINQNINLEELKKQYSILTDTTQIKLENINEISNIEFKNIENNSIFNAIIVGNQNSVIADLINKLGNEDWVKDGFDKYVLQDSQTCPFCQKDTITQEFKSYLEDYFDKTYEERIKELEKLNDEYQNLFSNIPSIETFYRRDILDNEDLEFEKLYFQVKLKLEKNIRKIQEKIKEPSKKIELEKTEELFQNLNNYLKQIQQKIIEFNSKLENPEDEREKLEKQFWEFAIFEKKEIIEKYNKNKKEQEINKGVLDKENQTIKDSIQHIENTIKEKQKEVINIQEAVDRINNYLKDLGILSFCIKIQDDEKQEYIIIREGEDKPSFKTLSEGEKTLISFLYFLQLCQGKKEKDEAILDKIIVIDDPISSLSFNYVYNIAQLIKEIFLRNKDSNYKQIFVLTHHLYFFKELIGFREGYKKDIYTFRIRRNESYISHIDTMKEDEILNDYQAYWQILKDYKEGKIHVILIPNTMRNILEYFLGFIQKDTIDIIKKIENEDKEKRFEPFCLYINRESHSFMGNMSDAKEIDIDMFFEAFKKVFEYLGHLEHYNIMMTKGNQQ; the protein is encoded by the coding sequence ATGATTACTAAAATTTCTATGAAAAATGTAGCGAGTTATAAAGATGAGACAATGCTAGAAACAGATAAACGCATTAATTTGATTTATGGTTTAAATGGAACAGGAAAAACGCAAATTTCTAAATTTTTAGCAAATCAAGAAGATGAAAACTTTAAAGATTGTAATATAGAAGGTTTAAGCAATGAAGAAATTTTGGTTTATAATCAAGATTTTATTGAAAAAAACTTTTATAATACAGACAAACAGCAGGGAATTTTTACACTCTCTGAAGAAAATATAACTATAAAACAAGAAATTGAAAAATTACAAGAAGAATTAATAGGATTAAAGTCTAACCAAGATGAAAATGAAAGAAAATTAAAAGAAAATCAAGAAGATATAATAAAAATAGAAAATGGTTTTAAAGATGATATTTGGAAAATCAAGCAAAATCACAGTGATAATTTTAAAGATTTTTTTGAAGGAAAAATGGGAAGTAAAGAAAGTTTTTTTAAATTTATAAATCCAAAAATAGAAGAAGTTTTACCTCTTGATACAATAAATCAAAATATAAATTTAGAAGAATTAAAGAAACAATATAGCATTCTTACTGACACAACACAAATTAAATTAGAAAATATCAATGAAATTTCAAATATAGAATTTAAAAATATAGAAAATAACTCAATATTTAATGCAATAATTGTAGGTAACCAAAATAGTGTTATTGCAGATTTAATTAATAAGCTAGGAAATGAAGATTGGGTAAAAGATGGTTTTGATAAGTATGTTTTGCAGGATTCTCAAACTTGTCCTTTTTGTCAAAAAGATACAATCACTCAAGAATTTAAAAGCTATTTAGAGGATTATTTTGATAAAACATATGAAGAAAGAATAAAAGAATTGGAAAAATTAAATGATGAATATCAAAATTTATTTTCAAATATACCAAGTATAGAAACTTTTTATAGAAGAGATATTTTAGATAATGAAGATTTGGAATTTGAAAAATTATATTTTCAAGTAAAATTAAAACTTGAAAAAAATATTAGAAAAATTCAAGAAAAGATTAAAGAACCTAGCAAAAAAATAGAATTAGAAAAAACCGAAGAACTATTTCAAAATTTAAATAATTATCTTAAACAAATACAGCAAAAAATCATAGAATTTAATAGCAAGTTAGAAAATCCAGAAGACGAACGAGAAAAACTAGAAAAACAATTTTGGGAATTTGCGATTTTTGAAAAAAAAGAGATTATAGAAAAATACAACAAAAATAAAAAGGAACAGGAAATAAACAAAGGAGTTTTAGATAAAGAAAATCAAACTATCAAAGATAGCATACAACATATAGAAAATACCATAAAAGAAAAACAAAAAGAGGTAATTAATATCCAAGAAGCAGTTGATAGGATAAACAATTATTTGAAAGATTTAGGAATTTTAAGTTTTTGTATCAAAATCCAAGATGATGAAAAGCAAGAATATATTATCATAAGAGAGGGTGAAGATAAACCTAGTTTTAAAACCTTAAGTGAAGGTGAAAAAACTTTAATTTCATTTTTGTATTTTTTACAACTTTGTCAAGGCAAAAAAGAAAAAGATGAAGCAATTTTAGATAAAATTATCGTGATTGATGATCCTATTTCTAGCCTTTCTTTTAATTATGTTTATAATATAGCTCAACTCATTAAAGAAATATTTTTACGCAACAAAGATAGCAACTATAAACAAATTTTTGTTTTAACACACCATTTGTATTTTTTTAAGGAATTAATAGGATTTAGAGAAGGATATAAAAAAGATATTTATACTTTTAGAATTAGAAGAAATGAAAGTTATATATCTCATATTGATACAATGAAAGAAGATGAAATTTTAAATGACTATCAGGCTTATTGGCAAATTTTGAAAGATTATAAAGAAGGTAAAATTCATGTTATATTAATTCCTAATACTATGAGAAATATTTTAGAATATTTTCTAGGTTTTATTCAAAAAGACACAATTGATATAATAAAAAAAATAGAGAATGAAGATAAAGAAAAGAGATTTGAACCTTTTTGTCTGTATATCAATAGAGAATCTCATTCTTTTATGGGTAATATGTCAGATGCAAAAGAAATTGATATCGATATGTTTTTTGAAGCATTTAAAAAAGTATTTGAATATTTGGGACATCTCGAACATTATAACATAATGATGACTAAAGGAAATCAACAATGA